The following DNA comes from Emys orbicularis isolate rEmyOrb1 chromosome 13, rEmyOrb1.hap1, whole genome shotgun sequence.
CGCCGATGCACATTGAGCTCGGAGCTGGCGTCGAACCTTTCCCCGCAGTCGGGGCATTGATGGGGCTTCCCCGCTAGGTGGGATTCCCCATCGCTGGTCTCTGCCGAGCTCTGTCCGACGCTTCCCCGGCTCTGGGTATCTTTACCGGGACCGTGTTCCTGGAGGACTGTCGGCGTGGTGCTCACACTGCTTTTATAGGGCTTTGCCTCCTCATGGAGTCTCTTATGGGTAATGAGGtgggagctctggctgaagcttttcccacagctgGCACACCTAAagggtctctcccctgtgtggacccGGCGGTGCTTATTGAGGTCCGAGCGCCGGGTGAAGCCCCGCTGGCAATCGGGACATtcgtagggtttctctcccgtgtgggtccTCTGATGGGTGATCAGGGCGGAGCGGCTGGGGAAGCTTTTCTCGCAGTCAGGACATTTATAAGGCCTGTCGCCTGCGTGGCTCCTCCGATGGGTCAGGAGCTGGGCGTTGGTGCTGAAGCCTTCTCCGCAGTCAGAGCAGAGGTGGGATTTCTCCTCAAGGTGGGTCCTCTGGTGGGAGATCAGGTTGGATTGCTGGCTGAAGCTCCGCCCGCACTCGGGGCATTTGTAGGGTCGCTCCCCGGTGTGGACCCGCTGGTGGGCGCTGAGGTTGGAGCTGGTGCTGAAGTGTTTCCCGCAGTCGGCGCAGTggtagggccgctccccggtgtggacCCGCTGGTGGGCGTGCAGGttggagctctggctgaagccTTTCCCGCAGTGGGAGCACTTGTAGGGCTTCTCACCCGTGTGGGTCCGCCAGTGCTTGATCAGCACCGAGCCCTCGCTGAAGCTCCGCCCGCAGTCGGGGCAGCGGTAGGATTTCTCCCCGGTGTGGGTCCGGCGGTGCACGATGAGGGCTGAGCTAgtgttgaagcttttcccgcagctggtgcatttatagggtctctcgcCCGTGTGCAGCCTCTGGTGAGTCAGGAGGTTGGAGCTCTGAGAGAAGCTCCTGCCGCACACGctgcatttatagggtttctcggCGGCGACCGCATTGCTGTCTTGGGGTCCCTTGAGAGCTCGCTGATGGCAGGCAGGTTTATCCTCTTGCTTTGCTGGGTGCTGCCTCCCTGACCTGCGCCGACTCTCCCCGGTTTTTCCCCCCTGAGAAGCAATCCCTTCGGATCTTCCCGAGAACGCCCTGCGTGGTTCCGCATGCTCCGGACCTCCCTGCCACGGATTCGTCTCTTCGTTCTCATGCTCGAGCCCGTCAGCTGCTGGGATAAAAAGAGAGAATCTGAAGGCGAGTCGTTCTCTGGGCTGGGAAGAAAGGAAACCTCAGCACCGGGGGTTGGGGAAACTCGATAAGGTGCAGAAGCAGACGCCGAATCCCTAAAAACGCCCGGATCTCGGCATAGCCTCAAGCTATTGGACCCCTTACAGGAATCATGGAGCGGAATTAAGCGGCCTGTGCTATTcgggtggtcagactagatctgCATTTCTCCACCCGTGGAtcgggacccaaaattgggtctccagaacataggcgccgactctgtgggtgctccggggctggagcacctgcggaaaaaaaagtgggtgctggtgcagctgcaaaacagctgtttggaggcttgcgggagggcggagagcagccAGCGACGGGCAGGTGGGGactcggggagggggtgcagctggggcaggaagaggcggaagaagggcagggcctcaggggagggggcagagcaagggcaggaagaggtggagtgagggcggggccttggcagaaggggtggagtgggggtgggatctCGGGAGGGGGGTagagaggggcaggaagaggcgaggGCGGGGCCttcggggaaaggggtggagtgggggcagggcctcagggcaaagtgggggtggagcacccccagggaaaactaGAAGTTGGCGCCTAGGctccagaatgtttcaaagggtcgcATGGCAGCTCCTgcggctcctgtcccacagggcttgCTGGGCTCGCCTCCCCACTCCGGGCACTGCAACCtctcagtgccactcaggtttggcccagctgtcaTGGCGACGGGAGCCTGGgtaggccaaacctgagtgagtgcccctgca
Coding sequences within:
- the LOC135887416 gene encoding zinc finger protein 845-like; this encodes MNPADGLEHENEETNPWQGGPEHAEPRRAFSGRSEGIASQGGKTGESRRRSGRQHPAKQEDKPACHQRALKGPQDSNAVAAEKPYKCSVCGRSFSQSSNLLTHQRLHTGERPYKCTSCGKSFNTSSALIVHRRTHTGEKSYRCPDCGRSFSEGSVLIKHWRTHTGEKPYKCSHCGKGFSQSSNLHAHQRVHTGERPYHCADCGKHFSTSSNLSAHQRVHTGERPYKCPECGRSFSQQSNLISHQRTHLEEKSHLCSDCGEGFSTNAQLLTHRRSHAGDRPYKCPDCEKSFPSRSALITHQRTHTGEKPYECPDCQRGFTRRSDLNKHRRVHTGERPFRCASCGKSFSQSSHLITHKRLHEEAKPYKSSVSTTPTVLQEHGPGKDTQSRGSVGQSSAETSDGESHLAGKPHQCPDCGERFDASSELNVHRRTHPEEKSRPRANAVQRLSGSNHNAREGAEPEEEADLGKRLKASPAPHNTHPKTLLAEEFSPCISTEQSPQPTSSNVSARQRAHSEGESFPCTGTEQSPVPAACQAEPRGRKARSDPSLAPPHRPAAKPFRCSECGKSFSQSSNLIKHQRTHTGERPYTCAVCKRNFNTSSTLIVHRRTHTGEKSYRCPDCGRSFRDSSVLIKHQRIHTGEKPYKCSHCGKGFAQSSNLHAHQRTHTGERPYHCPDCGRGFSQRSNLITHQRTHTEEKSYLCPNCGVGFSSRPALAAHQRAHAEGRPHQCSDCQRSFARRSDLVKHWRTHTGERPYLCPQCGRSFSQSSHLVVHQRSHLPEKPYKCTDCGKSFSTSSHLLAHQGTHTA